The proteins below come from a single Xenopus tropicalis strain Nigerian chromosome 9, UCB_Xtro_10.0, whole genome shotgun sequence genomic window:
- the nlk.2 gene encoding serine/threonine-protein kinase NLK2 isoform X1, with product MAFQGPGRSLPGQLCAGVFGGLIQPPLGQKFYCPNGGSGGGGVPAVPSPLPQALSAPQCNGDGRGEPEPDRPIGYGAFGVVWSVTDPRDGKRVALKKMPNVFQNLVSCKRVFRELKMLCFFKHDNVLSALDILQPPQIDCFEEIYVITELMQTDLHKVIVSPQPLSSDHIKVFLYQILRGLKYLHSAGILHRDIKPGNLLVNSNCVLKICDFGLARVEELDESQHMTQEVVTQYYRAPEILMGSRHYRSAIDIWSVGCIFAELLGRRILFQAQSPIQQLDLITDLLGTPPLTAMRSACEGARAHILRGPHKPPSLSVLYMLSGEATHEAVHLLCRMLLFDPLKRISAKDALAHPYLEEGRLRYHTCMCHCCYSVSSGRVYTADFEPTATNRFDDSYEKSLTSVWQVKELVHRFITDQQQGKRPPLCINPHSAAFKTFIRSVTVALAGAHFPLTGMC from the exons ATGGCGTTTCAGGGCCCGGGGCGCTCCCTGCCGGGGCAGCTTTGCGCTGGGGTATTTGGCGGCCTCATTCAGCCCCCGCTGGGGCAAAAGTTCTACTGTCCCAATGGGGGGAGCGGCGGGGGAGGGGTGCCGGCTGTGCCCTCCCCTTTGCCCCAAGCGCTCAGCGCCCCCCAGTGTAACggggatgggaggggggaacCGGAGCCCGACAGGCCCATCGGATACGGGGCATTCGGAGTGGTCTG GTCGGTGACTGACCCTCGGGATGGCAAACGCGTTGCTCTCAAGAAGATGCCAAACGTCTTCCAGAACCTGGTGTCCTGCAAGAGGGTCTTCAGAGAACTCAAAATGCTCTGCTTCTTCAAACACGACAAT GTCCTGTCGGCACTGGATATCCTGCAGCCCCCGCAGATCGACTGCTTCGAAGAGAT ATATGTGATCACAGAGCTGATGCAGACGGATCTACACAAGGTTATAGTGTCCCCGCAGCCACTCAGCTCCGACCACATCAAGGTTTTCCTCTATCAGATCCTACGCG GCCTGAAGTATTTGCACTCGGCTGGGATCCTGCACAGAGACATTAAACCGGGGAACCTGCTTGTCAACAGCAACTGTGTCCTGAag atctGTGACTTTGGCCTGGCCCGGGTGGAGGAACTGGACGAGTCCCAGCACATGACCCAGGAAGTAGTAACTCAGTACTACCGGGCCCCTGAGATCCTGATGGGGAGTCGGCACTACCGCAGTGCCATCGATATCTGGTCTGTCGGCTGCATCTTCGCTGAACTCCTGGGGCGCAGGATCCTGTTCCAGGCACAAAGCCCCATTCAGCAG CTGGACCTGATCACCGACCTCCTGGGCACCCCCCCTCTCACCGCAATGCGCTCGGCCTGTGAGGGAGCAAGAGCTCACATTCTGCGTGGGCCCCACAAGCCG CCGTCCCTCTCGGTCCTGTACATGCTGTCGGGAGAAGCTACCCATGAGGCCGTTCACCTCCTGTGCCGGATGCTGCTGTTTGACCCG CTGAAGCGGATCTCTGCCAAGGATGCCCTGGCCCACCCCTACCTGGAGGAAGGGCGCCTGCGCTACCACACGTGTATGTGTCACTGCTGCTACTCCGTGTCCTCTGGGCGTGTCTACACTGCGGACTTCGAGCCCACGGCCACCAACCGATTTGATGACTCCTACGAGAAAAGCCTCACCTCCGTCTGGCAGGTCAAAG AGCTGGTTCATCGCTTTATCACAGACCAACAACAGGGAAAGCGCCCCCCTCTGTGCATTAATCCGCACTCTGCCGCCTTCAAAACCTTCATCAGGTCGGTAACGGTGGCCCTCGCTGGGGCTCATTTCCCACTGACAGGAATG TGCTGA
- the nlk.2 gene encoding serine/threonine-protein kinase NLK2 produces MAFQGPGRSLPGQLCAGVFGGLIQPPLGQKFYCPNGGSGGGGVPAVPSPLPQALSAPQCNGDGRGEPEPDRPIGYGAFGVVWSVTDPRDGKRVALKKMPNVFQNLVSCKRVFRELKMLCFFKHDNVLSALDILQPPQIDCFEEIYVITELMQTDLHKVIVSPQPLSSDHIKVFLYQILRGLKYLHSAGILHRDIKPGNLLVNSNCVLKICDFGLARVEELDESQHMTQEVVTQYYRAPEILMGSRHYRSAIDIWSVGCIFAELLGRRILFQAQSPIQQLDLITDLLGTPPLTAMRSACEGARAHILRGPHKPPSLSVLYMLSGEATHEAVHLLCRMLLFDPLKRISAKDALAHPYLEEGRLRYHTCMCHCCYSVSSGRVYTADFEPTATNRFDDSYEKSLTSVWQVKELVHRFITDQQQGKRPPLCINPHSAAFKTFIRSTAWHSSKVSKKEER; encoded by the exons ATGGCGTTTCAGGGCCCGGGGCGCTCCCTGCCGGGGCAGCTTTGCGCTGGGGTATTTGGCGGCCTCATTCAGCCCCCGCTGGGGCAAAAGTTCTACTGTCCCAATGGGGGGAGCGGCGGGGGAGGGGTGCCGGCTGTGCCCTCCCCTTTGCCCCAAGCGCTCAGCGCCCCCCAGTGTAACggggatgggaggggggaacCGGAGCCCGACAGGCCCATCGGATACGGGGCATTCGGAGTGGTCTG GTCGGTGACTGACCCTCGGGATGGCAAACGCGTTGCTCTCAAGAAGATGCCAAACGTCTTCCAGAACCTGGTGTCCTGCAAGAGGGTCTTCAGAGAACTCAAAATGCTCTGCTTCTTCAAACACGACAAT GTCCTGTCGGCACTGGATATCCTGCAGCCCCCGCAGATCGACTGCTTCGAAGAGAT ATATGTGATCACAGAGCTGATGCAGACGGATCTACACAAGGTTATAGTGTCCCCGCAGCCACTCAGCTCCGACCACATCAAGGTTTTCCTCTATCAGATCCTACGCG GCCTGAAGTATTTGCACTCGGCTGGGATCCTGCACAGAGACATTAAACCGGGGAACCTGCTTGTCAACAGCAACTGTGTCCTGAag atctGTGACTTTGGCCTGGCCCGGGTGGAGGAACTGGACGAGTCCCAGCACATGACCCAGGAAGTAGTAACTCAGTACTACCGGGCCCCTGAGATCCTGATGGGGAGTCGGCACTACCGCAGTGCCATCGATATCTGGTCTGTCGGCTGCATCTTCGCTGAACTCCTGGGGCGCAGGATCCTGTTCCAGGCACAAAGCCCCATTCAGCAG CTGGACCTGATCACCGACCTCCTGGGCACCCCCCCTCTCACCGCAATGCGCTCGGCCTGTGAGGGAGCAAGAGCTCACATTCTGCGTGGGCCCCACAAGCCG CCGTCCCTCTCGGTCCTGTACATGCTGTCGGGAGAAGCTACCCATGAGGCCGTTCACCTCCTGTGCCGGATGCTGCTGTTTGACCCG CTGAAGCGGATCTCTGCCAAGGATGCCCTGGCCCACCCCTACCTGGAGGAAGGGCGCCTGCGCTACCACACGTGTATGTGTCACTGCTGCTACTCCGTGTCCTCTGGGCGTGTCTACACTGCGGACTTCGAGCCCACGGCCACCAACCGATTTGATGACTCCTACGAGAAAAGCCTCACCTCCGTCTGGCAGGTCAAAG AGCTGGTTCATCGCTTTATCACAGACCAACAACAGGGAAAGCGCCCCCCTCTGTGCATTAATCCGCACTCTGCCGCCTTCAAAACCTTCATCAG ATCGACGGCGTGGCATTCCTCAAAGGTTTCCAAGAAGGAAGAGAGATGA